ACATTCCCGGgcctgaactgaactgaaaagtCATACAATATTAAAGTTTACAACATTGGGCTACCAAGATGACAAAAAGTTTAGCATAATATGCAAGAAAATCCACAACAACTGAGACAAATATGaggaaaaacaatatttaatgtGTATAACGTGTGACCATTTCTACATGAAGACCTTCCAATTTTGGACCAAGGTCTTTCTCAGATTGTCAAAATGTCTCGACAGCAGCTTTACCTTTTGTCGCCTGGTGACCAGCTTCTGCCTCATTCCTGATGAGTGTCTAGTTATGGGTGCCAACACTTGGCTAATGCTAGCCTGAGGGCTGCTAGCTCGAGTTGACTTTAGAGTTGATTATGTGGTAGAATGTTCTCTCTTGTGGCTCTCAGTTCAGCTGACATGTCCTTTTAGgctgtaaaatcacctgaagTGTTGGGCTACATCTAAACATAGTACAACCTTAGTTCACATACTGTAGCACTCGGTCACGGAAATATAGTCCTTATAGCAACAACTTGGGAAGGTGAAGTCTGTTGTTAACTTTAAAAACCCGAATAAAAACAGAGTTGTTTGACAAATTAGTTCAGTGTGTGACATGTTATCATAGGTTAAGTTGAGAAACATGTTCTgctttttactttaaatgtcAGCGTACACTGGTATATGCTAATAATCGCACCGTAGTATCCTCTAAAACTATCTCTTCCACTTCTTTCAAAGACATCTAAAACTAAGCTTGTGTTGTACGGACACaatgagtttttgtttttaaatgctgtcctgaatttctgtctctttggtGTTGAATTTATTTCCACCTTTGATTGTTGGAGGCCTCGCAGCCTGGTTCAAACACCTCAATCTGCAGGTCGTCCTCCAGCATAAATTCTACATTCTACCAAAGGGAGTAAACCTTTCTGACAGCAGTTATTTGGATTTGTCAGTCATCAGATGAAACTGATGGTGCTGATTATGGCCGAATTTCACTGAGGTCTTGTACCAACGCCTTGGTATTGTGTATGGTTCACTGACATGACCTGCTCAACCCGATcgccagaaaaacaaaagggtggcattgtgcatttctttaaaccacggacacattacatttgtacattatgtaGCTGATCCATTTCAACGATGCTGTAAttaaggtttaggcacaaaaaacacttagttatggttaggaaacgATCATGTTCTGGTTTAAAATACAAGCTTTTCATGTTATTATCTTGTCAGGAAATGTAGCGATGTCTCATTTAaaaccaagtgctttttgtggcactataaAAAGCAACAGGTCCACcattggtgcataaaaagctgcatgtaaaacagtgatgggtcactaaaaaacacctgtgtttggTGCCTGAAATACTGCTGGAAGGCAGCCATGGGccactaaaaaaaacatccactttcGGTGCTGAAAAGACGCCTTTTAGTGACGGGTCGCTAAAAAatacccacgtttggtgcccTAAAAAGCTACTTGTAAAATATTGATGGCTCACCAAATAACCACCCAAGTTTGATGCCTAAAAGCTGttgaaaaaacagtgatgggatGCTAATaacactcatgtttggtgccaaaaaagccgctggaaaaacagtgatgggatGCTAATaacactcatgtttggtgccaaaaaagccgctggaaaaacagcaacagatcTTTAAAAATTAACCACCtttgtgcctaaaaagccacttgTAAAACAGTGATGCGTCGCTAAAACACACCCGCATTTGGTGCcttaaaagccactggaaaataGCGATGGGTCGCcgaaaaaaacacccacgtttgatGCCAACAAGCCACGGGTCGCAAAAATTCTAAAGTTGGTGCCCTAAAAAGCCGCTTGTAAGACAttgatgggtcactaaaaacacccatgttcggCGGCCCTAAACGCCGCTTATAAAACAGTTACGAGTTTTTTAACACAtgcatttggtgcctaaaaagctgctgtaaaaGCAGTTTTCACGgcatccatcatcccctccatcGCCTGGTGACAAAGtgagctcatatactacgttactttagaaacactgatacgACACGtatgaaatgcacaaatgtaatgccaacattttcctctggtaaGTGGGTTTATTTGCTCGCTTACCAGAATGCGACAAAGTCACAGTTTATGttatttacacctgtgatttgcctgctgtgaaaaaggtcaaTCAACCCGCTAAACCGTAAACAGTGCTGAGAGCATGAATAACTcatttgtgtgcatgcattgAATCACCGCATCAAATGCTTGCCAACACACCTTTTAGCTAGATTACTTCGTAACGTGAACGCCACGGCTCCAGCCAGACGATCATTGAGGATAAAGTCATTGTCAACATAAGAACTCTCCGCAGATGTAAAATTCTGTCCATAGTATTATAAACCTTTGTGGATCGTTTAGCATCAGATACCTCAAACTCAAGGACCTGCAATCACACTCAAACTGGCAGCCCTGGGTCATCTCCGTTACCTGAAACACCATCATCTCACCAACGCAGCcgtgttattttaataacatgcTTCCTACTGTGTTTCTATCTGAACACCAGGCCCTTTGTAGTTGTGATACCAGTGCGGCACTGAAGGCATTATTGACTCACTGTGACGGCGTTATGACAGTTATGACaggcaaaaaaaacatgggTGGTTCAACACTTGTGAGAACGGAATCATTAAAGGTAACATGTAACACTAAAAGAACTTAGATAAAGAAAGTCTATCATTCTTTAGAGGTGTTAAAATCAGatgaagtaaaacaaaaagtaaaacatacttttatcggAGCCGATAACTCGACTGTGTTATTtccctgtgaagcactttgtaacgtGGATTttgaaaagtgatttaaataaCGATTACTATTGTTAATAATTTATATGTGCTTATAACGCATTAGAATTGACTTCCTTGATTTTTCACCATGAATTGAGACCCTAATACAGGCTTGCGAGACAATAAGAGATATACAGATGTGATATCCAGGAAGTTTTAACTTTGTGACAGATGTGTTTGTTGGAATGCACAACTACGATGTCGCTGATGGAAATTAAACTTCAGACCTGAGCACCGGCAGATGGGGACTTTACCCACCACACCCAAGTAGTCAAATCAAGTCATCAGCAAAATTGGAGAAATTGATGTGACGAAAACTAGTAAAACTAGGAATATTAGaaattttgcaaaaacacttcacctgattgttttggtgaagtttgtttttgggggtatgatggaaaaacactaCTTGAATAGACTGTACAGTATGGAACAGACAacacacatttactgtacaACAAAAAACTATGTAACTAAGGGAgattattttgtatttagttttatatatttattaaggGCGTAGCTACAGGTGTAGCTCAGGTGGTGCAGAAACCTGAATGTCTCACCAGCTCGGCCGTGCACTCCAAAAACAACAACGTCAGTTTTCTTGGATGGGGAGCTGCTGAGGCATCATGTCATTGTTTCTTCGCTGAAAACTTCTCTTGTTTTTGGTTTAAATCAATATCTTACTGATTGTaccttttacttaaataaagaaaataataatattaatgtaaaaatatatgatAATGAAAACGCATAAGCAGAAtataaaactaaaatgaaactAACCTAAAAACATAGTGACAAAACATATAAacaaatgtatataaatataaaattatgCTAGTATGACTATTACAATGTCATCTGtataaattacagtaaaatatttcatatatttttactttataaatCAGCAGAAGTACTTATgaagtgtcacacacacatacacatacagtatgtaaataaacaaacttgaaaacaaacaacaataacacaaaatatcCAATAAATTCTCCTGTGAGTGTCCGTCTCCTCCTGGACGGTCAGGGGCTGCTGGAGATGGGGGGTGGGATATGGCGGCACTAGCCTACGCTCCAGGGAGGAATGTATCATTTACTGCAGTACAATTTAAACTACtattacttgagtattttcataTGTACTTTATACCTCTACTCCCTCCTCCCCTGAGGGAACGATTCCAGTTACAGCTACAAGGCTCTCACAACATACTGTCCAAACAGGCCCCTCAGGTCTGCTAGTCTGGGTCTTCTAACTGTTCCAGAGTCCAGATTTAAGACAAAGTGCGATGGAGCCTTTTCAGTTTTTGCTCCTCGGCTTTGTAACAGCCTCCCACTGAGCATCAGTTCAGCTGACTCTGTTCACGTCTTTAAATCTCGCCTGAAAACTTACTTTCACAGAGTGGCCTTTCCTGACAGTTAATAGGCTTATTGTGTGTATggaagtgtgtgtatttgcagccatgtgtttatgtgtgcatgcTTACAAGTATATATGTTATCAAGTGtgggggtggctgtggctcagaagctAGATCGGGTCGTCCcctaatcggaagatcagtggcaccttgtatgtaccttgtagcctcggccaccagtgtacgaatttgtgtgtgaatgggtgaatgtgactcatagttgagtggtcagatgactagaaggGCACTCtgcaagtgcaggtccatttaccaagTGTATATGTTGGTGTGGGTGTATGTATACGCTTAtgtatcatttttgttttgtattttcttcacTTTGTGCTTTCAGCTTGAGaagtgctctacaaataaagttagcGTTATTATTATATGACTACTTTTCAGATACAGATTTTACTTACACAACCTGATTAgtttctaaaataaaatgcatataATACTATGATTATATGAAACGCATAGATACCTTGTTCACAATTATCCAGCAGGAACGCACATaatgaagaataaaaaaacaacaaggcaTTACcgtaaattaaaaaagaaaaacaagattatATGGACCGaaaaggtgtaggctgaagctTAAATGAATTATACCCTTTTTACTTTGTATATTCTCACGTGTAACTCACTCACTACTAAGTTTACGttacccaaacacacacacacacacacacacacacacacacacacaaaacaaaaacaacaacaaatgtcaTACTGTATAAACCACATGGCAAAATCTCTGACAGCTGAcatattttcagtgtttgataCAGTATATTTTGCTATATTGCCCAACCAGCTGCATCAGTAATAAAACTCCAATAATACAATATTATGTGTTAAAATAAACTGTCACTCTGACAGGGGTCTTTCTGCTGCATCATGGGACTTTTATAAATTTGATATTTAAGTTAAATTTTGCTGGTAATATTAAtgcactttttaaattttgacgGAATATTGTGAATGCAGGATTTTTAGTCCGAATTTATACTTTTACCGAAGTGAAGTAGCTCAATCACTGGTTACACATGTACAGGTTTTAATAGCTGTGTTGTAAGATATTAACTCCTACTCTGAAttctattaaaacatttaaaatgcaggcatcttttattgtttatacGAAGCCAATGAGATTTAAAACAAAGTCTTTTTTCGTGTTTGAAGGGCAGATAATGTTTCACAGCGGCTCAGCGTCGTAAAAGGTCATTTTGCTTTACACAACAAAAGGTTTTCTGTTTGATACAAGAAAATCTCACTAGATTACAGAATACATTTCTGGTTGTAGATTATTTCATCTTGTGTGTAAtgcaattattttatttatttgaaaaatcaTGCAGAAGCACATTCATTGCATTGAGTTACAGAGTGAGCACAATGATTTAGTTTATGGGTTAAACAACACAAACCAAATGGAGTGAACTTTTGTGTTGAAATGAAGTGCAGCTctgtaaacacaaacagaaaaactaaCTAAAGTGATTTCTATTAATTTTAATGGGACTTTAAAACTTAGGTCCACCTGaataaaaaagggggaaaaaaacataacctttacatttacatatacgTGTAGTGGTATCTTGTCCTGTATATAGTTTCAGTTCTGTTTGCAAACGCTTTGAAATCTGTGCCGCTGAAACTTTGCTGCCACCCCAACACAGCGGCTCTGAATTGAAACAGGTTTGTGGTGTTTAGAGCATCAGAAAGcaaccgtttttttttttgtcgagAACCAGTTTTggtagaaaatagttcccagtgaaaactaaatgtcaCCATTACTTCAACGgataaatgagaaaatatgtGAACTGGAATTTAAGTGCATTTTATATTCTGTGCTTTGTTGAACTGATTATTGAATTATAAAAGGGAAAGATGAAATTGTCTGAACACATTTATAGTGTGGCAGCTGAATTACAGCTTAATCAGgattagattttttaaattgatcAATATTGCACTGGTTGTTTATGGGGAGATGAGACTCCCTAAAACCTTGGTATTTTACACCTATGATTCTCATCGGCTCACTCCTTACTTGTTGGATACGCTGGCAAAACCGTAAcctaaaaagttgtttattaaCCCCAAGATAAAATTTACACCTAATTTTACCTTATTGTAACTTCAAACagagatcatttttatttttttgtgataaTTGATTTATGAAGACACACTTAGATTTTTGATCCTTGTACTGCGTCATGGCTGCATCCACAACTAACATAAGTCTTCCCTGCTGATTTTCAACTTTTACCTGACCACTGATAAGTTTTCAAACAGACCATCTTAACGTTATACTGGAAAATATGCACAACTAAATAGTTCTAAAATATATTGACATGACTATTGACTATTTCCAACAACAAGAATCTACTCTGCACTACCACTGTATTCTGATTCCAGTGTAGATGTAATAGATACATTTTTGTTCTGCCGTGCACACAGGTTATCATATAAAGTGTAAACCTCATGAGCATGCACCAGAGCACGAGCTAGGAAGGTCACAAAGCTTGCTGCAGCATGCTCTGCTACGGCCTGCAAAAGAGAACATGTCCTTTCACTGCTGACTACAGTCAGTTATGTGTTTCTGAACACGACAAAGCTGATTAGTGATGAGAAAGACTGGATGTCAGAATTTCTGCAGCTAAACTTCAGGAGTCCTGAGCACCTGGACTATTGCAGCGCCTGGTTAATCTGCTTAAATACAGGAGCCGTACTGTAGCTCAGTTTCAGAACATAAGAAGCCAGGTTACAGATGACCTCATCACCTGAATTTAGCCTTTTTGCACAGGCTGTCAGTTTCTGTGAATCTTATTGATGACATAGCAGACTTTACATGGCTTTTAACTCTGCTAGTCCTGCTATTTCAGGTCTTTTAGCTGTCCCAGATTCAGCCCAGTCACACAAAGAAGTGCAGTGACAAgcttgccaagctgcagaccactgcaaagcggttttgtttgtttgttttaaggcCCTGTCGCtatgtttccagtggctttatacgcaccaaacgtgggtgtttttcaggGACCTGTCGCCATTTTCTGGCAGTGATAGTGCTACAAAAAGcgattgttttttaccgagattGTGTCctcaaaactgggtattttaagggGAGACAGTAGATCTTTAAATTcaatgtttaaatatgcaaatgaggtattatataatttaaaatgcGCTAAAATTCATGCATTTCCAGAATAGAAATCTGAACGCTGGATAAAGCCAGGTTTAaaattgtttcattttgttgacgTATCAGAGtcaaaggtttttacagagggaTCGTCATGGATATCTTGTTTAATCACTCCgtaaatcagaaaatactttCAACagccatgaaaaaaaatcaattttcgCCATGTTTTTAGGAATAACATGTTATATAAATCGGGGTATgaataatatataaaaacaccTCTCTGTAAAACTTTCAGAATATAGATAGGAAAATTTAGTGAATGTAAGTACTACTGATGTGAAGATTTCTGGTTTAGAGTGAGAGAAAAAActaatttaaagaaaatgtcatttaaagaCATGCACTGTAAAATTCCAGAAATTtttagacaacaaaataagacacTACGGTAAATATGGTTAAAATTTGAACAAATAGATATCACCGTAAAACGTCCTCAGTTGATTACTAGattaagacaattatttttgataattatttaatgattattattataataattatttattaattaagctttctaaaaaatgtttaagtatgcaaatgaagcattatcaaatgtgctttttaaataaatttccagtacagaaatctgaactaaaataaatacctaaatgtgtattttggatgttttcttttcactaGTCTGAAAGCAGATGTTACACAGGCAAAATAGGCCAACAACTTAAAATTGACCAGTGGATGAAAATACTGTTTTTACCGACAGTGTCTCGCCTTAGGCCAAGATGTGATCTCTTACTTACcatgtctgtgttgtttttgttcctaaacataaccagacATCAactacagtgttgttgaaatgtaaagtttcagcttattaacttaaatttataataacgtgcaaatgtaatgtatctgtgatTTGCAAAAAATGTACAATTCCAATTTTTGGAGTTGATCAGGGTGTCACTGTAAGAGCCTCAGTTTCGCAGTTCTCTTATTCATTCTAAGAGTCGGCATATAGTTCTACTTATAGCTGTTTTATTGCTTGTATAATAagctctcagacacacacacacacacacacacacacacacacacacacagtattataGACTATATGTTTTAGGTAAGGCTTTCACAAAACTATTTCTGTGCACAAGAACATTAAATTACATATAAACTGTTACAATGAGTAAATGTGAGTAAGTTTaagaaagtttatttttttgtttgttctaaAGATGCCTCCTCATGGCATGCAGAGGAGCGTGAGATAAAAAATCTTTATAAACACCCCACAAATGTAAAGTTCCTGATTATCAGCAGCTTTAGTTTACAACATTACAAGTGCGTTTGTGTCATCAAATGAAGATGATTAAAGTGGTTCAGCACAAAGTGACTGTCCTGTTTGTGTCGTTGTTTGAAGCAGTGTGTTGATCTGTGTTCTCAACACTAACTGATTTCTGTCTCCCAGGAGCAGACCACAAAACACTTCAGCAAAACAGCACAATGGCTCCCATCGACACTGTGACTGACAGCACCAGCAAGAACTGTACCTGCCCCAGTGCTGCTCCAGTAGCCCCTGCTACCCCCGCCCCCACCCCCTGCCGCTCTGAACCTGAACTGGACCTCTTCACAATCAAATGGACCAAATGTGACGGATACATTAACTTGATCCTCCTTCATCCCTCAAACTCCTCTTCGACTGTCTGTTACAGCGGTACAACAAGCTTCGAGAGCCTCTTGAGAGACGTGTGTGTGAACCGTAAAGGTTGCGAAGACACCAAGCCAGATTTGGTCAAAGGGAAAATCATTCAGAAGAATGGTTATGACATCACAGCGAGTGAAGAAAAGAAGGGGGCCACCTGTGAGGCACTGAAGGTCCGATGCAAAGGTTGGTCTACTGTCTGTGTGCCGCTGCTtgtctgtggatgtgtgtgtaagtgagcTAATTTCATGTCCTCTTGtggtttgacattttatatgcGCAGGCTTTAAGAGGCCAACACATGCAGCGCATAAccacaaaatgttttatcttaacaTACACAAGTGTGCAAAACCACTGATGCACAAACTATGTACTATAACACTGTAAAGTTAGGTGTCAGTGATGTATTTAGTACCTGAACATGAGAAATGTTGTTTACTATTGTCTTAACACAAACAGCTGAATAAGAACTGAATAAGTTCTTAACAAAATTCTGATTTAAATGAGAAACGATCTGATCCAAGTAGGACTTAGAATATGGCTCCTCATTCAGTGCAACTTTCAGTATATTACAATTTATAAGttcttttaaatataaatgtcatCGTTCAGGAACACTGCAACATCAGCAACACAAGACATGAAACACAAAGAGCTTCTGATTGAAGCATAGTGCGTACGCCAAAGACAAAAAGAGTTTCACATGATTAGGACTCAATATATCATCATTATGAGATCAGTGTTGTGCATGAACGCACTAAATAAGCACATGCTCATGTTTTTGGTGAATGGTGAACTGAATGTAATGGACATGATCATCATTAACTCTTCCAACAGTTAACGACACTAATGCACTGGGTTTTATGGCACCTCACATGCCAGGACCCCAGGAAGTGCATCGTAGTGGCCAAagagtggaattacaacttctggctccgtcacgtgatgccattgggcccaaaaaggcTTTTcctatagacttacattgtgaaagagacgtctgtaaatcagtggatatgtttttttgagcatcacaaccgtCGCAAAATGACTAATTTTTACTATCGGGATTTGATCCACTCAGTCCGATACCATTTCTATTTAGAGGAGGGCTAAACCGGAAGTTAGTTGCTTGGCTTGTGaaagtctctagtgcacttgcTCAACAATGACGGAAttttgggtaattttatacccagGAAGTTAAACGTTTTTGACACTGAGCAACTTTAATATGAATGAACGGAGCtctgcctccaacgctgtatccagttctctttatacatccatggccgAAGACCGTTTCCCCCACCTGAATCGAAGTCATCCAATCCCAGTGAAGTGACGACCTTTGTCATGTTTAGGTGAAATAATGTCTCTCGTTCTCTCAGAAGTGTCCTAACAACTTCTGAAGGCAGGCAATGTAGATGGAAAACAAAGCATGCatacatgtttatgtgtgtgtgtgtgtgtgtgtgtgtgtgtgtgtgtgtgtgtccagttgAGAACCTCCCAGATGTAGAGGGGCAGCTGCACGCCTACAAAGTGgtgacagctctgctctgctgcattCTGCTGATCCTGTTACTCATCCGCTTCACCAGACCCACCGTCAAAGCCCTGCAGAAGAGACGtaagtgtacacacacacacacactcacacacacacacacacacacactcacacaatagACACATGTGCACATCGGTACATATGGATACATGTTTGTATGCAATCAGCACAGTGACCTGAAAACTGATATTTTCAGATTATGACTCGTCAGATTAAAGATCATGTCCAAGAaggactgtttttttaaatccagaGGATTCTGACAGACTGACACAGAAGAGCAGAAATCATTAGAGGATAGAAGAcaggtgaacacagtggaaCCAACTttatggtggtggtggtggtttgaTCAGATTTGATTGACAATGACCTAAAAGCTCAACAATCGCCAAACTGTTTTAACTTTGCCAGAAAATGTGCTCATGCAGAAACCCGTCACAGATagtaagatttaaaaaataaatttacagGGCTCTAAAGGGTTGGTTCATggcaatgtgaaaaatatttttgcccTTGTCCAAACTAGTATCTCGCCGCAAAGATAGATTTGCTTTTATATGTTAAGCCCAGATACATGCGGCCAAGtagccagaaaaagaaaatgttggaattgtgtgtttctgcaaaccataaatatgtcatatttgtacatttcatacctatcatatcaaagtttctgaaggatgatggatggatgatggaggTGGATGGTGTTACACCTAAGTGAGactgctgccaagctgcagaccactgtttgagaacaacaaacaacaaattccaTTATGATTTAGTgactcattgctgtgtttcaagcagctttttaggcaccaaacgtgggtgttttgtagcgacctgtcactgtcTTTCCAACGGAGATCGTCCCCCGCAAAGATgtatattttaagccaaaacttgatcttttccaaaccataacctaaccacacattaaccacagcactgctgaaacgtaaagttttaacatatccactacataataacataccaATATGACTtatgtgtggtttgcagaaacttgcAATGCCAATTGAAAAGAAAGGTAGTGTGCCCTATAATTGGAACATCCCCAGCTCGAGTAAAATCTACAAGGCTTTGTAACATGTAAAAAGTCTTATTCACAAGAAGTCACAGTACAAAGCACACAAGGCCTCACCGTTTCACAAAAACAGAGCCCCTTACAACTTTCAACCTAaggcccagttcagaccaaagattggcGACGAGACAAAACCGccttagaacgttgcagagaaaagttgca
The window above is part of the Epinephelus moara isolate mb chromosome 5, YSFRI_EMoa_1.0, whole genome shotgun sequence genome. Proteins encoded here:
- the LOC126391031 gene encoding uncharacterized protein LOC126391031, with amino-acid sequence MDLRTVLTFSSLLLLTAGADHKTLQQNSTMAPIDTVTDSTSKNCTCPSAAPVAPATPAPTPCRSEPELDLFTIKWTKCDGYINLILLHPSNSSSTVCYSGTTSFESLLRDVCVNRKGCEDTKPDLVKGKIIQKNGYDITASEEKKGATCEALKVRCKVENLPDVEGQLHAYKVVTALLCCILLILLLIRFTRPTVKALQKRLSDRRQNRWIGPTQSHSVSYHRGKSAVKNNDGEKRVSYPALERLAVSDSREPSSNRNSDYNF